The Fragaria vesca subsp. vesca linkage group LG2, FraVesHawaii_1.0, whole genome shotgun sequence genome includes a window with the following:
- the LOC101300592 gene encoding gibberellin 3-beta-dioxygenase 1-like, giving the protein MGALTADFSRNHIVPLDFASVQTVPESHVWSESDDEYRCPSGSTADPCLSVPIIDLWDPNATHLIFEACEKWGVFQLTGHGIPAKLIEEVEDKTQRLFSLPVDQKLKVLRSPGAGTGYGRAMISPFFPKHMWHEGFTIMGSAADHAKHLWPHDYEEFCVTMDEYQKQMKALIEQLIHIILKSLNISSQKLSWLKSQCSGHCTSTTPGTALQLNSYPPCPNPNRAMGLAQHTDTSLVTILQAQTSGLQIFRDDVGWISVQPVRGALTVNIGDFLHILSNGRFVNVLHRVVVNSIQRFSAAYFYGPPSDFLISPLLSETLCDSEEAVARYRSVTAKEFIGMKAKHLDRTLSLLKT; this is encoded by the exons ATGGGTGCTCTAACTGCAGACTTCTCCAGAAACCATATCGTCCCTCTTGACTTTGCTTCAGTCCAGACCGTGCCTGAGTCTCATGTATGGTCCGAATCCGACGATGAATACCGGTGTCCTTCCGGCAGTACAGCTGACCCATGTTTATCTGTACCTATCATCGATCTCTGGGATCCGAATGCCACACATCTTATTTTCGAAGCATGTGAGAAATGGGGTGTTTTTCAGTTGACGGGTCATGGCATTCCGGCAAAGCTTATAGAGGAGGTGGAGGACAAGACGCAAAGGTTATTCTCTCTCCCCGTTGACCAGAAATTGAAGGTCCTAAGATCTCCGGGTGCCGGCACCGGGTACGGCCGGGCTATGATCTCGCCCTTCTTCCCAAAACATATGTGGCACGAGGGGTTTACTATCATGGGTTCTGCAGCAGATCATGCTAAGCATCTTTGGCCCCATGACTATGAAGAGTTTTG TGTTACAATGGATGAGTACCAGAAGCAAATGAAGGCACTAATCGAGCAACTAATCCACATTATATTGAAATCCTTGAACATTAGTTCCCAAAAATTGAGTTGGCTTAAGAGTCAGTGCTCTGGTCACTGTACTAGTACTACTCCAGGCACTGCTTTGCAGCTAAATTCTTACCCTCCCTGCCCAAACCCTAACCGAGCCATGGGGCTAGCACAACATACGGACACTTCCCTCGTCACCATACTCCAAGCTCAGACCAGCGGCCTCCAAATCTTCCGAGACGACGTAGGATGGATTTCGGTGCAACCCGTACGTGGTGCACTCACTGTTAATATTGGTGACTTCCTCCACATTCTCTCCAACGGCCGATTTGTTAACGTTCTTCATCGTGTGGTGGTGAACTCGATCCAACGCTTCTCAGCGGCCTACTTCTATGGTCCGCCTTCGGATTTTCTCATCTCGCCTCTTCTCTCCGAGACTTTGTGTGACTCGGAAGAAGCCGTTGCTCGGTATCGCTCTGTTACTGCTAAGGAGTTTATTGGTATGAAGGCCAAGCATCTCGACCGAACCCTTTCCTTGCTTAAAACTTAA